A single Mangrovimonas sp. YM274 DNA region contains:
- a CDS encoding sulfurtransferase, which produces MKPIIIPSPLVSAEWLNAHLEAPNLVVLDATIPKAVAADSLAESGVQIPQARFFDLKQKFSDVYGEFPNTFPSEAQFVLEAQSLGINSDSAIVVYDDQGIYSSARAWWLFKAFGYDNVAVLNGGLPEWIKSGFVVEPKEAYTGVKGNFTGSYHPRYMKFFQDMLKESREGTQTIIDARSESRFKGLEVEPRAGLRSGSIPNSVNLPYTDLLENGVFKDVESLKNLFSTLAKPEDGITFSCGSGITACILALGAELSGYDNISVYDGSWTEWGSLTEA; this is translated from the coding sequence ATGAAACCTATTATAATACCGAGCCCTTTGGTGTCGGCTGAATGGCTAAATGCGCATTTGGAAGCGCCTAATTTGGTAGTTTTGGACGCAACCATTCCAAAGGCTGTGGCAGCCGATTCTTTAGCGGAATCAGGAGTGCAAATTCCTCAAGCGCGATTTTTTGATTTGAAACAGAAATTCAGTGATGTATATGGGGAATTTCCAAATACCTTTCCTTCCGAAGCACAGTTTGTTTTGGAAGCCCAAAGCTTGGGAATCAACAGCGATAGTGCTATTGTGGTCTATGACGATCAAGGGATCTATTCAAGTGCAAGGGCATGGTGGCTTTTTAAAGCTTTTGGTTATGATAATGTAGCCGTGTTGAACGGGGGACTTCCCGAATGGATTAAGTCAGGTTTTGTAGTGGAGCCTAAGGAAGCTTATACGGGCGTTAAAGGGAATTTTACAGGAAGTTACCATCCAAGATACATGAAGTTTTTTCAGGATATGTTGAAGGAATCCAGAGAAGGTACTCAAACAATCATTGATGCCCGTTCGGAAAGTAGATTCAAAGGCTTGGAAGTGGAGCCAAGAGCAGGTTTACGAAGTGGTTCTATTCCTAATTCTGTGAATTTACCATATACAGACTTGCTAGAAAATGGAGTTTTTAAAGATGTAGAATCCTTGAAAAATCTATTTTCTACTTTAGCTAAACCTGAAGATGGCATTACGTTTTCCTGTGGATCAGGCATTACGGCCTGTATTTTGGCTTTGGGCGCGGAACTGTCTGGATATGATAATATTTCGGTATATGATGGCTCTTGGACGGAATGGGGTTCGTTAACGGAAGCTTAA
- a CDS encoding dicarboxylate/amino acid:cation symporter has translation MKKLALHWQIILGMVLGVVFALVMAKFEWGSGFITDWIKPFGTIFINLLKLIAVPLILASLIKGVSDLKDISKLSKMGGRTIGLYIFTTVIAVSIGLLVVNFIKPGASITEATRMELVESYKGDADSKIAAAEKQKNAGPLQALEDIVPSNIFSAASDNGNMLQVIFFAIIFGIGLILIPEEKAQPVKLFFDSFNEVILKLIDLIMLFAPYGVFALLAALVVESPSTDLFAALGWYAFCVVLGLLLMMLVYTLLVFIFTKKSPLFFLNGIAPAQLLGFSTSSSAATLPVTMERVEEHLGVEEEVTSFVLPIGATINMDGTSLYQAVAAVFIAQTFGMDLSFGVQLGIIATATLASIGSAAVPGAGMVMLVIVLAQAGIPEAGLALIFAVDRPLDMCRTTVNVTGDAAVSMIVAKSVGKLGEPHVRNWDDIYSKQQTSM, from the coding sequence ATGAAGAAACTGGCATTGCATTGGCAAATAATTTTAGGAATGGTTTTAGGGGTAGTCTTTGCCCTAGTAATGGCTAAATTTGAGTGGGGTAGTGGCTTCATTACCGATTGGATCAAACCCTTTGGAACCATTTTTATCAATTTGCTAAAACTAATTGCGGTGCCTTTAATTTTGGCATCATTGATTAAAGGCGTATCCGATTTAAAAGATATTTCCAAATTGTCAAAAATGGGGGGGCGTACCATTGGGCTTTATATTTTTACTACTGTCATCGCTGTTTCTATTGGGCTTTTGGTGGTGAATTTTATAAAACCAGGGGCTTCTATAACAGAGGCAACGCGAATGGAACTTGTGGAAAGTTATAAAGGTGATGCCGACTCTAAAATTGCTGCTGCTGAAAAGCAGAAAAATGCAGGTCCTTTGCAAGCCTTGGAGGATATCGTCCCTAGTAACATTTTTAGCGCAGCTAGTGATAATGGTAACATGCTTCAAGTGATTTTTTTCGCTATAATTTTTGGGATAGGCCTTATTCTGATTCCTGAGGAAAAAGCCCAACCTGTCAAATTATTCTTCGATAGTTTTAACGAAGTCATTCTTAAACTCATTGACTTGATCATGCTATTTGCTCCATACGGTGTATTTGCGCTTTTGGCTGCTTTAGTGGTGGAATCTCCTAGCACCGATTTGTTTGCGGCTTTGGGATGGTATGCCTTTTGTGTGGTGTTGGGATTATTATTAATGATGTTGGTGTATACGCTGCTAGTTTTTATTTTCACTAAAAAATCACCGCTGTTCTTTTTAAATGGAATTGCACCAGCCCAATTACTCGGATTTTCAACTAGTAGTAGTGCTGCCACGCTTCCAGTAACTATGGAGCGAGTAGAAGAACATTTGGGTGTGGAAGAAGAGGTAACCAGTTTTGTGTTGCCTATTGGGGCGACTATCAATATGGATGGAACCAGTTTGTATCAAGCAGTTGCGGCAGTTTTTATTGCGCAAACCTTTGGAATGGACTTAAGTTTTGGAGTTCAGCTAGGAATCATTGCTACGGCCACTTTAGCCTCTATAGGGAGTGCTGCAGTTCCCGGAGCGGGTATGGTAATGTTGGTGATTGTATTGGCACAAGCAGGCATTCCTGAAGCCGGTTTAGCATTGATTTTTGCGGTGGACAGACCTTTGGACATGTGTCGCACTACAGTAAATGTGACTGGGGATGCTGCAGTTTCCATGATTGTCGCCAAATCGGTTGGAAAACTTGGGGAGCCTCATGTAAGGAATTGGGACGATATCTACAGCAAACAACAAACATCAATGTAA
- the aroC gene encoding chorismate synthase: MAGNSFGNLFKLTTFGESHGIAIGGIIDGCPPGIQLDFEAIQQELDRRKPGQSDIVTQRKEPDTVEFLSGIFEGVTTGTPIGFTIRNTNQKSKDYSHIKDVYRPSHADYTYQQKYGTRDYRGGGRSSARETASRVVAGAIAKQVLGEITINAYTSSVGDIYLEQPYQALDFSKTESNAVRCPDAEVAEKMIARIKEIRKEGDTIGGTVTCVIQNVPVGLGEPVFDKLHAELGKAMLSINAVKGFEYGSGFCGTKMKGSEHNDLFNPDGSTKSNLSGGIQGGISNGMDIYFRVAFKPVATVMQKQEALNADGDIVEMQGKGRHDPCVVPRAIPIVEAMAALVLADFMLLNKSYKN, encoded by the coding sequence ATGGCAGGAAACTCCTTTGGAAATCTATTTAAACTTACCACATTTGGTGAGTCACACGGTATTGCAATTGGTGGTATTATAGATGGCTGTCCTCCTGGAATTCAATTGGATTTTGAGGCGATTCAACAGGAATTAGACAGAAGAAAACCGGGGCAGTCAGATATTGTTACCCAAAGAAAGGAGCCGGATACGGTAGAATTTTTGTCGGGTATTTTTGAAGGGGTTACTACGGGAACTCCTATTGGCTTCACTATTCGTAATACCAATCAAAAATCAAAGGATTACAGTCATATCAAGGATGTTTATCGTCCTAGTCACGCTGATTATACCTATCAACAAAAATATGGAACTCGCGATTATCGTGGAGGAGGAAGGAGTTCTGCTCGTGAAACAGCGTCAAGAGTAGTAGCAGGGGCTATTGCTAAACAAGTTTTGGGCGAAATTACGATAAATGCCTATACGTCTTCTGTGGGAGATATCTATTTGGAACAGCCTTACCAAGCGCTTGATTTCTCCAAAACTGAAAGCAATGCGGTTCGTTGCCCTGATGCCGAAGTAGCAGAAAAAATGATCGCTAGAATCAAGGAAATTAGAAAAGAAGGAGATACCATTGGAGGTACTGTGACCTGCGTGATACAAAATGTACCTGTTGGTCTGGGAGAGCCTGTTTTTGACAAACTTCACGCCGAATTGGGTAAAGCCATGCTGTCCATTAATGCTGTTAAAGGATTTGAATATGGAAGCGGGTTTTGTGGTACCAAAATGAAAGGTAGTGAGCATAACGATTTGTTTAATCCTGATGGTTCTACTAAAAGTAACCTTTCAGGTGGTATTCAAGGTGGTATCAGTAATGGCATGGATATTTATTTCAGGGTGGCTTTTAAACCTGTGGCAACGGTAATGCAAAAGCAGGAAGCCTTAAACGCCGATGGTGATATTGTTGAAATGCAAGGGAAAGGACGTCACGACCCCTGTGTGGTGCCAAGAGCCATCCCAATTGTAGAGGCTATGGCTGCTTTGGTCTTGGCCGATTTTATGCTGCTGAACAAATCTTATAAAAACTAA
- a CDS encoding UDP-2,3-diacylglucosamine diphosphatase: protein MKIKRKVEIAVISDVHLGTYGCHAKQLLTYLNSIQPKKLILNGDIIDIWQFSKRYFPKSHLRVIKKIMDMSADGVEIIYVTGNHDEMLRKFSDMTIGNISIVDKAVLELDGKKAWIFHGDVFDVSIQNAKWLAKLGGYGYDLLILLNRLSNWFLEKLGKEKYSLSKKIKNSVKRAVKYISDFEQVASDLAIENGYDYVICGHIHQPKMVVKENKYGKTVYLNSGDWVENFTALEYQFKRWKVYSYSKDKLSPFYADEDIKDMEVKDLIAAITIVEQNSKR, encoded by the coding sequence TTGAAGATTAAAAGAAAAGTAGAAATAGCCGTTATCTCTGATGTCCATTTGGGAACTTATGGATGCCATGCAAAGCAATTATTGACCTATCTAAACAGCATTCAACCAAAAAAACTCATCTTGAATGGTGACATTATTGATATTTGGCAGTTCAGCAAACGGTACTTCCCTAAATCCCATTTAAGAGTTATCAAGAAAATTATGGACATGTCTGCCGATGGTGTAGAAATCATCTATGTTACGGGCAACCATGACGAAATGCTGCGTAAATTTAGCGATATGACCATTGGCAATATTTCTATTGTTGATAAGGCGGTTTTGGAATTGGATGGCAAAAAGGCTTGGATTTTCCATGGTGATGTGTTTGATGTTTCAATTCAAAATGCTAAATGGCTAGCCAAGTTGGGAGGCTACGGTTACGATTTGTTGATTTTATTAAATCGTCTTAGCAATTGGTTTTTGGAAAAATTGGGAAAAGAGAAATATTCCTTGTCCAAAAAGATAAAAAATAGCGTAAAGCGGGCCGTGAAGTACATTAGCGATTTTGAACAGGTTGCTTCTGACCTTGCTATTGAAAATGGCTACGACTATGTAATTTGCGGTCATATCCATCAACCTAAAATGGTGGTCAAGGAAAATAAATACGGAAAAACAGTGTATTTAAACTCTGGTGACTGGGTGGAGAACTTTACCGCCTTAGAATACCAGTTTAAACGTTGGAAGGTCTATAGCTACAGTAAAGACAAGTTATCTCCCTTTTATGCCGATGAAGATATCAAAGACATGGAAGTAAAGGATTTAATAGCAGCCATCACTATCGTTGAACAAAACTCAAAACGCTAA
- a CDS encoding FAD-binding and (Fe-S)-binding domain-containing protein, with protein MTSDLQILQAQLDGELFYDDLMKAMYATDASVYRMLPLAVAYPKSERDIQRLIAFANSNKTSLIPRTAGTSLAGQCVGPGIVVDVSKYFTKIVSINEKQRTVTVQPGVVRDQLNNFLKPFGLFFAPNTSTSNRCMIGGMVGNNSSGSTSIKYGVTRDKVLAIKTILSDGSTVMFNSMSKGEFSNKKEQNDLEGYIYRTIYDELESKEVQQRIIAAYPKPEIHRRNTGYAIDEVLKCEVFTETEEKFNMSRLLAGSEGTLAFSTEITLQLDALPPVESIMVALHFNSIADCMKAVVPVMNHDLYSCEMMDKTILDLTKHNKTQQENRQFIEGDPKAILMCEVRANSKKEVEEMASHFLKAIELETKSYANALLYGDEMDKAIDLRKAGLGLLGNMVGDKKSAACIEDTAVALGDLDAYISEFTQLMEGYDQKAIYYAHAGAGELHLRPILNLKLSNDVLLFRKITTDVAHLVKKYNGAMSGEHGEGIVRGEFIPLMIGDENYQLLKCIKTAFDPNGILNPGKIVDAFPMDQSLRYVADRKEPEIETFLDFSESQGILREAEKCNGSGDCRKLPEFGGTMCPSYRATKNEKDTTRARANALREFLTNSAKPNRFNHEELKEVFDLCLSCKACASECPSSVDMARLKAEFLYQFQKANGISWRTKLFAYNNAMNKLGSTFPSLANFMFSNEIIASSLKKIMQVAPERVLPLISSKSLSKEFELIKNQLVKSEYVKSIYLFNDEFVNYLDTSIGVDFLELMECLNYEVIILENVESGRSFLSKGLLEQAKKVANQNVDLFKGKISVESPLVGIEPSAILTFRDEYLTLVDDKEAAKSIASNTFLFEEFIQSEINLGNIKEEQFTREPRTIKFHGHCHQKALSNQKASFDVLNFPKNYKVTIIPSGCCGMAGSFGYEKEHYKVSMDIGEQTLFPAVRNAEKDVIIAANGTSCRHQIKDGTAVEALHPITILKQALARN; from the coding sequence ATGACTAGCGATTTGCAAATATTACAGGCTCAATTAGATGGTGAATTATTTTATGATGATTTAATGAAGGCCATGTATGCCACGGATGCTTCAGTTTACAGAATGTTGCCTTTGGCTGTGGCCTATCCTAAATCGGAGCGGGATATCCAAAGACTTATAGCTTTCGCAAATTCTAATAAAACCTCCTTGATTCCGCGTACTGCTGGAACTTCTTTAGCTGGGCAATGTGTGGGACCTGGTATTGTGGTAGATGTGTCCAAGTATTTTACAAAGATTGTAAGCATCAATGAAAAGCAACGTACAGTTACCGTACAGCCAGGAGTTGTTAGGGACCAGTTGAATAATTTTCTGAAACCTTTCGGACTTTTTTTTGCCCCCAATACGTCTACGTCCAACCGTTGTATGATTGGAGGTATGGTGGGAAATAATTCTTCTGGATCTACCTCCATAAAATACGGGGTGACCAGGGATAAAGTATTGGCTATAAAAACCATTTTAAGTGATGGCAGTACGGTAATGTTTAATTCCATGTCCAAGGGCGAGTTCTCCAATAAAAAAGAACAAAATGATTTAGAAGGATATATTTATCGAACAATTTATGACGAATTGGAGTCTAAGGAGGTTCAGCAGCGAATTATTGCTGCATACCCTAAACCAGAGATTCACAGGAGAAACACAGGATATGCAATAGACGAAGTATTAAAGTGTGAAGTATTTACGGAAACGGAAGAGAAGTTCAATATGTCTAGACTTTTGGCAGGAAGTGAAGGGACTTTGGCTTTTTCAACAGAAATCACTTTACAGTTGGATGCATTACCTCCCGTGGAAAGTATCATGGTTGCGCTTCATTTTAATTCAATAGCAGATTGCATGAAGGCCGTTGTACCTGTAATGAATCATGATTTATACAGTTGTGAAATGATGGATAAAACCATTTTGGATTTGACCAAGCACAACAAAACCCAACAAGAAAACAGGCAATTTATAGAAGGAGATCCAAAGGCTATTTTGATGTGCGAAGTAAGGGCAAATAGCAAAAAGGAAGTAGAGGAAATGGCTTCACATTTTTTGAAAGCTATTGAATTAGAAACCAAAAGCTATGCAAATGCCTTGTTGTACGGTGATGAGATGGATAAGGCCATTGACTTGCGTAAAGCTGGATTGGGACTTTTGGGAAATATGGTTGGCGATAAAAAGTCGGCAGCCTGTATTGAAGATACGGCAGTGGCTTTGGGAGATTTGGATGCCTATATTAGCGAGTTTACACAGTTGATGGAAGGGTATGACCAAAAGGCCATTTATTATGCGCATGCCGGAGCAGGGGAATTGCATTTGCGCCCGATTTTAAATTTGAAATTAAGTAACGATGTGTTGTTGTTTCGGAAAATCACGACGGATGTGGCTCATTTGGTGAAAAAATACAATGGAGCAATGAGTGGAGAGCATGGTGAAGGCATTGTCAGAGGGGAGTTTATCCCATTGATGATTGGCGATGAAAATTATCAACTTTTAAAATGCATAAAAACGGCCTTCGATCCCAATGGAATATTAAACCCAGGAAAGATTGTTGATGCCTTTCCAATGGATCAATCATTGCGTTATGTTGCCGATAGAAAGGAACCAGAAATAGAGACCTTTTTGGATTTTTCGGAGTCCCAAGGTATCCTTCGAGAGGCCGAAAAATGTAACGGTTCGGGCGATTGTAGAAAACTACCTGAATTTGGAGGGACCATGTGCCCAAGTTATCGTGCGACCAAAAACGAAAAAGACACCACAAGAGCCAGGGCAAATGCTTTGAGGGAGTTTTTAACCAATAGTGCTAAGCCAAACAGATTTAATCATGAGGAACTAAAGGAGGTTTTTGATTTATGTTTGAGCTGTAAGGCCTGTGCCAGTGAGTGCCCTAGTAGTGTTGATATGGCTCGTTTAAAAGCTGAGTTTTTATACCAATTTCAAAAAGCAAACGGTATTTCTTGGCGTACAAAATTGTTCGCCTACAATAATGCCATGAACAAATTAGGGAGTACATTTCCTAGTTTAGCCAACTTTATGTTTTCTAATGAAATCATTGCCTCAAGTTTAAAGAAAATCATGCAAGTTGCTCCAGAGAGAGTACTTCCATTAATCTCTTCAAAAAGTTTAAGTAAAGAGTTTGAATTAATTAAAAATCAATTAGTTAAAAGTGAATATGTGAAGTCGATATATTTGTTTAATGATGAATTTGTTAACTATTTGGATACCAGTATAGGCGTTGATTTTTTGGAATTGATGGAGTGTCTAAATTATGAAGTAATCATTTTGGAGAATGTAGAATCGGGAAGGAGTTTTTTGTCTAAAGGTCTATTGGAGCAAGCTAAAAAAGTAGCGAATCAAAATGTAGACTTGTTTAAGGGAAAAATTTCAGTGGAATCCCCTTTGGTGGGGATTGAACCTTCGGCAATTTTGACTTTCAGGGATGAATATTTAACATTGGTTGACGATAAGGAAGCTGCAAAATCTATTGCCTCTAATACATTTTTATTTGAAGAATTTATCCAAAGTGAAATCAATTTGGGGAATATAAAAGAAGAGCAGTTCACCCGAGAACCAAGGACTATAAAGTTTCATGGACATTGTCATCAAAAGGCTTTGAGTAATCAAAAAGCGAGTTTTGATGTATTGAACTTCCCTAAAAACTATAAGGTAACCATAATTCCAAGTGGTTGCTGTGGGATGGCGGGAAGTTTCGGTTATGAAAAAGAACATTATAAAGTGAGCATGGACATTGGTGAGCAAACGTTGTTTCCTGCTGTTCGAAATGCCGAAAAAGACGTGATTATTGCAGCAAATGGAACAAGCTGTAGGCATCAAATTAAGGATGGAACAGCGGTAGAAGCACTGCATCCTATAACAATTTTAAAACAGGCATTAGCCAGGAATTAG